The Panicum virgatum strain AP13 chromosome 3N, P.virgatum_v5, whole genome shotgun sequence genome includes the window CAAAGGCAGTGCAGGGTTTGGCCACGCCCACAGACATCCCATCTCGGAGAATGATTAGAAGTTTAGAACGAAATACACACGAGCATCTATCTATCGGAGCATGGAGTTGAACTGAAGCCGTTGTTGCTAGGAGCTGGTTTCATACGTCTGAATTCGCTTTTCAGGCCGTTGATGTTTGTGTGGAATGTGAATTGAAGCAGAACACTTTTTACCATAAACAAGGCAAAGGTGTTGCCCACCGAACAAATGGCGAAGTCAGAGACTTTAATCACAGGGCATGATGATCGAGGAGGAGGGGGACAAGCAGAGGCCCGGCCGTTGTTTATTACGATTACTTTGTGCCATGCAACAGTTCAAACGTCCAAATTGGCAGGTTTTCAGCACCGGCGCAagtaaaaaaaatggaaaaaaaggtTCCGTTTACATTCCTTTTTTGACAACGCTAGTCCATGCTCGAGTGAGCGTGCATCCACCCCTGACAGGTGACAGTGCTTTGCTTCTTGGCTTTGCATGCCGAAGACTTGCTCGCAGTCTAAGGTCAAACGGCCTGCAACTGCAATGCGACGGGCCCTAATATTGGACGAGAGACTCTGTAGGGCGCGGTTCATAATACTAGGACATGAGATTACTTCGCGTTCACTACACCTCGCCATTATGTTGGCTCAAGTTACAGAGAAGCTAAACATGGAAACCTTTTTTACTTTTCAGACTCTCCTAATCAAGCCTTTGTGAAAGAAGGACGCGATCCTGAATGCACCTACAATGCAAGTTGTGGGGCCATTTGGGCTGTCGggttttttttcctgtttttcctttcttttccccaGCCTGGCACTTTGCCTAGGTCTTTTCCCCTGTAAATTTTCCGACTTCCTGCTATCTCCTATGAAAAGGCAGAGCACCTGCTCttgtccaaaaaaaaaaagttgtgggGTCTGGTATGAGCTTTTAGATGATCACCTTTGGTTGCAACTTGTAAGAGGTTTGATTGAACGCAGGATTTTCTAGACACAAGCGCGCAAATGCTCTTCCATTGCATTAGCTCGCCCTTttgttttccaacaaaagttTGTAAAACTACTGACAGTTATTGGAAAGTTTATTTGGAACAATTCCCTTTGTTAAAAAGGTTTACCATTTAATGTAATTTTGTAACAAGAGTGCTAATATTTATATTAAGTGTGCAATATTTTTTGAACGTTAAGGATTTTGTTAGCCCGCCGGACTGCTACAATTTGAAATTTCATTTTCAAACAGAATGGACTCTTGCAGTGCCAACCTTAGTTATGAATTTGCGGCAAATTATTTGCTCTAATTATATATCCATAGAGCAAAGAAGAAATATCTACTAGCAATTGTAGATTGGGTGGACGATCTTGTGTAAGTTTAATTTCTGTCTATTCGTGTAATTCTGTCGTAAAGTTTTTTCTACCCCAATTATTTCATAAAAGAAAACTATACAGCAACCTTAAAAGAGACTCAAAAGGATTGTAGTAGGTTTGTGGTCATGAGGATCACCAACCTTTGGCGAGAAAGACATATTAAGAGAACATACCAAAAAAAAAGTCGTTGAACATTATTTTCAGACGATATGCCCATATCTTCTTGCAATGGCCTATGTGCAAAAATGTTATCACCATATCAAAATTTACATCCCGTGAAAATAATGTATGAAGTGAATTGAGTGTATCTCCACCGGCAAGGTTCCTTGTGGTGGAATCTATCCACCTAGGTTTGTGTCCTAGATTCAACATGGGTGCTTACATTTGTCTGGATTTATTTCAGAATTTAACCAGCGCTATcctttcagtggtaggcgacatgCCCCTCGATAGCGAGGGGCTTGTGTTGATTCGTCGGCTCACTATCTCGGTGGTGCTTGTAGAGGTAGGGTTGCGTGCCTATATTCATAGGAGTAAGTGTGCGAGCATGTTTATGAGTGTCTTTGTGTGTACTATGTTTATAAAAgaagaaagttttttttttctcaaatgcGCAGGAGAGCTAtgtatcattgtattaagaaaGAAGTAGAAATGTTAAAGTAGCCGtgcaaacacacacacacaccctggGTTCAAAGAAGAAAGTAATGTGTGAACCCCATGGTTCTTAGGCATTGCAGAGGTATGATCTCGACCATTGGATTTGGACGAGGCAGTGCTAATGTCCCGATAAGTAGAGACGCTGCCAAGCTAACCAGCTAGGGTTCCACAGTTCCAGTTTGATCGCTGACGGCAACACAACATGGcagttcatggcacgaattcCCAGCGAAGGGGGTCAACCCAGCGGCCAGCGGCCAGCGGCCAGCGCAGCGCCGCCTTTGGCACAGGACTAGAGCGACAGGGCGGTCGCGTTCACGGTTCAACACCAGCTCACCGTTCAAACCACATCAGCTAGCGTGTCAGGGCTCGCATGGATCGCCACGGCCGGCGTCGCGAAGCTCGATGCACGACGAGTACGTTGCGAGACGGAACAAAAGAGTCGTCCGGTCAAAACCGGCGCGGAGCCGCCTCATTCCTCctttgctgctgctggtgtTTTCTGGGGCCCTGCCCATCTCATGTGGAGACCGCTAGGATTTGTGTACTCCGATGTGGGAATTTATCCGAGCGAGATCGACAACGGATGATGAGGGCGGGGTGGTACTCGTAGCAGGTGCAGTGAGCAGAGGTAGCTTTCGAATCATCACTGCCAGGAATCAGGATGGTTCAAAGACGCGTCAAGAACAGTGAAAAGGAGTGTGGCGGCCTCTAGATTCTTGCAGCTGAAACTTGAAGCTAGCGGAAGAGCGGATCAGGACGGGAGACTGATCAGTTGGGAAGAACCACTTTGAAAACTTAAATTCCCTTAAGATCCTTGATTTTTTCAAGGATGAGCGATCTATGGGGATGTTATTTGAATAAGACATTTAGTTTTCAATGGGAGGTATTTCTTCCCCGGGTTTAGCTCCCATTCTTCCAAATTAGACCTTGACTTTTCCTAGGATGAGCGATCTATGGGGATATCATTTGAATAAGACATTTAGTTTTTGATGGGAGGTTTTCCTTTCCCATTTTTAACTCCCCATCTTCCAAATTATCCCTAAGAGTTTTCGGCGAGGGATGTCCACGTTTGTGCACATATGGTGAGGTGATGAGGTGGTGTTTGGTTTATGGGACTTATGCAAAAGTCTCTAGGACTTCTGGGGCTAAAGAACCAAACAGTATGAATTTTTTAGGGCTAAACTGGTAGTTGGGGCTAAAGAATTAGAAGTATCTCTTGAGAAGGTTTTTGGGACTAAAAGCCTACATGATGCCTACTATTCCACCCTCTACCCCCGGTCCCCATCTCTTGTATACATGCAGATTGAGAGTAATATGATATTTTGTGCACTTATTTAATGATCTCTAGTACCTTTTAGTCCTTGGAACCAAACAGGTAGAAACTAAAATTTTTAGTCAATGAACTAAAATTAGTCTAGCGACTTTTGGCAATCAAACACCATCTAAGGTTGGTGTCGCCAAGCTTGCAGAAATGAAGCCTCAGAGAACAGCTCAGATGGGAtgcataataataataatgctGAAAGATGAACCATGTTACCAGCGAATAAACACTCGTCAGATTGTCAGAACTGCGGCGCATTCACACCAATGCAGATGCAGTCAACAAAATCAGTGAGACAGTGTTTAGTTGCGcgttgtaaagtttttgaaaagacatctttctatatttgaagtactaaacatagactaatcaaaaaaataatttcagaacttgtctgtaaatcgcgagacgaatctaatgagtctaattaatccgtcattagagattatttactgtagcattactgtagcaatttagcatctaattacagtctaattaggttcattagattcgtctcgccatttacagacagcagtcgcaatgcgttttttatttcgtctagatttaaatctccatgcaagtgccggaaattttttttggaattttgatttttgtaactaaacacggcctgacTCCCCTTCACTCCACTAGTCCATTGTCCAGTGGGCTTGGCCTGCCCTGGCCTGCCCGTGGTCCAGAATCAACTGCGAAGTCAGTTACTGGGAGTTactttcagagtttcagaaaCATACAGCAACTGGTCTCCAAATGATTAAAAGGACAAAAACTTTCAATCTCAATTATTCTTTCAGCCGCACATGAATGAATTCAACGAAAACAACCATTGCAACAGCTAAGCATCCTTAACGGCCTCAATGCTCCAGTCCGAGCCATGGACCGGCGACCGGCGAGGTCTTCCGGTAAGTCCGTCGTGGTAGTCAGAAACCAGAAAAAACAGCAGAGATGCTCTTCAGGAATCCGGATGGGTTCCCACTAGAAACAAAGCAAGCGCCAACATTCCAAGAGTCAATTCAAGAAGCAAGCAAAGAGTTTGTCATGCTTGCAAACAAAGAGATGGACAGCTTATTGTTGGATGCCTTGAACTCCTTGAATGATGGACCTGGAATTCAACCCTGGGGCATCACGCGGTTTAGGAGACCTAACTGGACGTAAATCCAGTAGCAGTTTAGAGTAATCTGGCACCCATACTCTTTAGAAGAATGTGAGGTGCAATGCAAGATGATGACAAAGGCTAGGTGAGATGCATATTAAACATTCTCAAAGCAAAACAGCCGAAGAAGAATTACAGTTGGAAGAGAATATTGCATTTGCAATTTACAGACAGGACTATGCACCATACAATGTCAGATGAGGCTGTGGCACAAACACCCGAAAATATGACACCAATGGGGCTAATTCTTTGACTAAATAATTGCTCTTACATGACAAGCATCAGGAAAAAAAACCCAATCAAGGCAGTCAAAATCAAAATGCATGATGGGTGTTTTCttcctttctgtttgggtgtGCCACCATGAGTTAAACGGCCTTGCAATCCAAATCGCCCACACATTTTCTGAATCCACAAAATATTTCACTAGTGAGTTTCTGCTTGAGATGGATGTGCAGCCTCGGTAGCAAACACACTACGTTCAATCACATCTGATGCGCTTCTTGTAAGTACATCTGATGACATGTCCCAGTTCCCACTTCGCCGATCCCAGCTTGAGTGTCGTACCCGTACATCACTCCCAACTGCAGGAATATATGATTCTGAACCTGTCCCAAGTTTGGCATTGGCTATCCCTTCCATCTCATTACTGCAACGGCCTCCCATTTCTACATCAACATCCTCATAGTTTCGCCGCTGAGAGATCTTCAAAAGATCACTACCAATTTCAAGATCATCTTCAACTTTAGACCGAGGACCACCAACTGGTTCGTCTTCGACCCCCCTACCAAAGCTAACTGTGGGAGGTCGCAGTTCCTCTTGTGCATAGGCTCTGAACTTGTGTTTAGAAGGTTTTGTCTTGCTACAGAAGACTTCTAGGAAGTTATTCAGACATCCTTGATTATAAACATTAGGCCTGCTGTCTGATCTGTACCGAAAATTCTCGTATGTGGTCTGCAAAGTGAAAGCATCAGAAAAAGAAACTGCAGCATTGCTTCATTCATTGTACAGCTATTGTCAATGGTTGCACAGATGTTAAAATGCTTCTGCTATAGATACAAACTAGTAACCTAAAATCCTACATAACATAATATAAACACAAGTAGTCGGCAGCTGGTCTTCTGGTTTTCTTAACCGTAACTGGGACTATttagtttctaaaaattaaATGGTCAAAACTAAATAACACCAAGTATCCCTACAATTTTGTTACAtaaattcataaaaatataagatTTTTTATTCTCCATGGAGCCACCACAAAAATAATAGCTGCAGTGAAGATAGTTGGTTGTCCAAGTCCAACATAAAAGATCTCACTTTTTTATTATTATCATGAGCATGTACCAACACTTCTGGCTAGCATTTGATTAGccaaatatatattttaaagaACTAGCATTCATGAAAACAGATCCGtggtcaagaaaaaaaaatgaattacTCAATTTTGTATCAAGAAACTAACCTGGTTGGTGCTAATGAGGTATAGATGAAATCCAGTAAGTCCACCAACAAACCAGAGAGCAATGAAACAATATATCAAAAGCCCCAAAGAAGCTGGAGAGTGTTTGAAAGCCTTCCATACTGTTGGATAGCCCTCGTCCATGAGAAACTTGATGTACAAGGCTGACATTGCAAATACATAAATGCAGAGAAGAGTCGAGGAAGAAACAAACATGAAAAAGTACCGGTAATTGCGCTGCACAATGTAAAAGTGAGCAAATAAAGATCAGGTTAAAAGAAGGCAACAAAAGAGAAACTAAAGCAAAATTTCCTAGAGATTGCAAGGAATCATTCTTTCAACATATAAAAGTTCTGAGCACCTGTCACTTTGACCTAAATGTTTCTGGTAGCTGATATTGTGATGGAGGGGATTTTGGTGGGATTACAGAATTGAACAGTTCTTTTGACAGCGCATGATTTATACAAACTATCATGGAGCAGTAATATAATGTGTGTTATGCACATTATACTAGTGTCACAGGATGATTAGCAAGATAATTGAGCGCTCATATTTCCACTCCTAGGATTTACTGCCATTTATGCACATTTGATAGGTCAGGATGGAAAATAAGGT containing:
- the LOC120665361 gene encoding protein S-acyltransferase 8-like, with protein sequence MVMARPQRVYEAWKGNNKFLFGGRLIFGPDAKSLILSVSLIVVPVSVFCALVARHLRHHFLAYNAGYAIPLVAVVFMIYVLVLLLITSAQDPGIVPRAAHPPEEEFSYGNALSGGTPGRLQFPRVKEVMVNGMLVKVKYCDTCMIYRPPRCSHCSICNNCVERFDHHCPWVGQCIGQRNYRYFFMFVSSSTLLCIYVFAMSALYIKFLMDEGYPTVWKAFKHSPASLGLLIYCFIALWFVGGLTGFHLYLISTNQTTYENFRYRSDSRPNVYNQGCLNNFLEVFCSKTKPSKHKFRAYAQEELRPPTVSFGRGVEDEPVGGPRSKVEDDLEIGSDLLKISQRRNYEDVDVEMGGRCSNEMEGIANAKLGTGSESYIPAVGSDVRVRHSSWDRRSGNWDMSSDVLTRSASDVIERSVFATEAAHPSQAETH